The Musa acuminata AAA Group cultivar baxijiao chromosome BXJ2-2, Cavendish_Baxijiao_AAA, whole genome shotgun sequence genome contains the following window.
TTGGTAGTGCAAGCAGGGCACTTGTATTGTTTGATGTGCTCAGCCCGTGCAGGAGTGATCTTAACACATTTCCCATGGAACCATTTTTCACAAATGTCACAGCATATCCAAAACTCGTCATTGGCGTAGTTGTCTCCACATGCACCACATAGAGTATTTCCATGATCTTCCTCGTCCTTATCCTCTCCTTCACTATGTTCCTCCGTCGGTGGAGCCATCTTTGAGGCTTTTGCATGGGACTCTGATGGTCTCGACGACTGAAATAACAGAGGAAAAGAAATAGGAAATCATATCAATGACAAAGAGGCAATGTATACCAAACAAGTAACCAAACTACCTTTGAACTATATTTGTTGCTCTTGCCATTGCTGCTAGGGGTTTTATCTTTGGATTGTTTCTTGGTGATTCCCGTCACAACTTCATATATGGTTGGAAGGCTATTGATCATTTGGAAGAGCTGGTTCCTGCAATTACGCAGTACAAAATATCAAGCAGCAGGTGCATTTcgctcatgtttttcttttttaatccaAATGCTAAAGAGAAGTGAATTCGTGTAATTTAAAATTAGATATACAGAAATGACTTCTTTCAATATTCGTTTATAACTTTATGTGGTCAACCTTTGCTACCATTTGATGGAATGCCAGCACAATGCCTTATAATTATACAAGCTGGATTAGCAGTTCATCAAATAATGAGCTAGCAAGGCAATAAAACACCACAAACGATCATGATGCACAAGAGTGAAAGTTTGTTGGTCTAACCTCAAGATATATATGCACAACAGAATACACCCCACAACAAAGAAGAAAGTTTTCGCTTAGAAGGGAGTAATCAATGTAACTAGCAGATCTGGATCACATAGTGGAGCATAGTAGCATTAAGATTATTGCATGGAGCCTAAAGGGTAGTAGAATTTGGAAACTGGATGCAAGTCAAAAAGGATTCTGAACAAGAATCAACAGGTCTCTCACCAGGCAAgtga
Protein-coding sequences here:
- the LOC103972962 gene encoding PHD finger protein ALFIN-LIKE 8; this translates as MEGGTEGYNSRTPEDVFRDFRGRRAGIVKALTTDVEKFYQKCDPEKENLCLYGLPNETWEVNLPVEEVPPELPEPALGINFARDGMGEKDWLSLVAVHSDAWLLAVAFYFGARFGFDKESRNQLFQMINSLPTIYEVVTGITKKQSKDKTPSSNGKSNKYSSKSSRPSESHAKASKMAPPTEEHSEGEDKDEEDHGNTLCGACGDNYANDEFWICCDICEKWFHGKCVKITPARAEHIKQYKCPACTTKRVRT